One genomic segment of Bdellovibrionales bacterium includes these proteins:
- the fliS gene encoding flagellar export chaperone FliS, whose amino-acid sequence MKSGYQQYKKTSVESASREKLLLMMYEGAIKYIKRAQIAMEKKDIAGRGENIGRAFDIVIELNSTLNHEVGGDLAANLEQLYMFITDQLTQANVHGKVEHLENALRVLTTLYEGWTQAIDKIKKEEQVR is encoded by the coding sequence ATGAAAAGTGGATATCAGCAATACAAAAAGACTTCTGTAGAGAGCGCAAGTAGAGAAAAACTTCTTCTTATGATGTACGAAGGAGCGATAAAATATATCAAACGCGCCCAGATTGCGATGGAGAAAAAGGATATTGCTGGACGAGGTGAAAACATTGGCAGGGCCTTCGATATTGTGATCGAGCTTAACTCCACCCTTAATCATGAGGTGGGTGGAGATTTGGCTGCAAATTTGGAACAGCTCTATATGTTCATTACAGATCAGCTGACTCAAGCGAATGTGCACGGCAAGGTCGAGCACCTTGAGAATGCATTAAGAGTTTTAACTACTTTGTATGAAGGTTGGACGCAGGCAATTGATAAAATTAAAAAAGAAGAGCAAGTGAGATAA
- a CDS encoding tetratricopeptide repeat protein codes for MPIIDTIEVRSESLDSLLNLKTLDSSLRSPRTQTRLGQEEFGIEEMKSQVVASHAEVLQNAIVLIEAGEHSLGRSLLRRVLGQNSRHPLAIRLMGDSLEAEGQTDDAIRCYSELLKICESGDVHFRLASAYYKISQDDEATNHFLLGLEWHTHTNLELFEAFKSLGNLALRNGDRDGAEEYYNRAFALNPHSDVLLVNYGSLEIQRGNLDRAAVRFRAAVHENPENDRAWLGLALVHRQFGDLNLCWGNLERALDLNPRNEIALGLLADWATKDNQVARAVPRFEAYLQLNDRDAEKSFVLAQFLFWLGRLNQADLEVERFLTLDPKSVDGLKLKKQIEQGLNMHLNGAGPSYG; via the coding sequence ATGCCTATCATTGACACTATTGAAGTTCGTTCAGAGTCCCTTGATTCCCTTCTAAATTTGAAGACCCTGGACTCTTCCCTGCGCTCCCCTCGTACTCAGACCAGATTGGGGCAGGAGGAATTTGGGATTGAGGAAATGAAATCTCAAGTTGTAGCGAGTCATGCTGAGGTTTTGCAAAATGCGATTGTATTGATCGAGGCAGGAGAACACTCCTTGGGGAGATCGCTACTTCGCAGAGTGCTTGGGCAAAATTCACGACACCCCCTCGCGATTCGTTTGATGGGAGATAGTCTAGAAGCCGAAGGGCAGACAGACGATGCCATTCGTTGTTATTCAGAATTACTCAAAATTTGTGAGTCAGGAGACGTTCATTTCAGACTGGCCTCCGCTTACTATAAGATATCCCAGGATGATGAGGCCACGAACCATTTTCTGTTGGGTTTGGAGTGGCACACGCATACCAATCTGGAACTCTTTGAGGCCTTCAAAAGCCTAGGTAACTTGGCTCTTCGGAACGGAGATCGTGATGGAGCTGAAGAGTACTACAATCGTGCCTTTGCCCTCAATCCACATTCCGATGTTCTCTTGGTGAACTATGGATCCTTGGAAATTCAGAGAGGCAATTTGGATCGAGCGGCCGTGAGGTTTCGAGCGGCAGTTCATGAGAACCCTGAAAACGACCGTGCCTGGCTTGGTTTGGCCTTAGTTCATCGGCAGTTCGGCGATCTCAATTTGTGCTGGGGAAATCTCGAGAGAGCTTTGGATCTAAATCCAAGAAACGAAATAGCTTTGGGACTTCTGGCCGATTGGGCGACGAAGGACAATCAAGTCGCGAGGGCCGTCCCGCGTTTTGAAGCCTATCTTCAATTGAATGATCGAGACGCAGAGAAGAGCTTTGTCTTAGCACAGTTTCTCTTTTGGTTAGGTCGATTGAATCAGGCAGATTTGGAGGTTGAGAGGTTTCTTACTTTAGATCCGAAGTCTGTGGATGGCTTAAAACTTAAAAAGCAAATTGAACAAGGCTTGAATATGCATCTTAATGGGGCCGGTCCATCCTATGGATGA
- a CDS encoding glycosyltransferase family 9 protein, producing the protein MKILVVSLLRIGDVLMALPMLQGLRRAHPGAEIHLLVNTAASSLEPLVDFVRWHYFDRSNLQLGLGDYDHSIFDSFHKLSSTVDSLNQQSFDLLINVTQNRLSGWLCSAIHARDKIGLTIDRNGMGRYGSSWFNHLNDCAGEENLEPFHYSDMFSYGAGVRPINDLTLRETEEGLREAENLMPKGDGPLVLVQTLTSDPKKNWSESLWIQTLCSLKLLRPQARFLILGAPFERDALLQLTAECEKRKLNCDLALCSISGAFSLLKRASLLVTGDTSIKHLAGLANCPTLELSVGSSDFRKTGVYRAGNVIIQSLEPCAPCPQKGLCIHSDHRCGDRLTPELVASVANQIIEGFDGSLRLLAHEYREDVRIYKTGFIETGYWVATPQCSHAQELMVRKCLEKSTWKLMLEREHQKKIGEFGSEGRGLLLSMAEDPSSFDREQLNLSLHKIEKDALVFEKWSRCIFEKAQILSRCGDKRNALTDLIEVLAKQAAGGDGGAGLLLSYLRSIDGFQEEGLVNLSVLRRICSLVEDLKVRSDIRLRIVRSMQTEQGAMI; encoded by the coding sequence ATGAAAATACTTGTGGTCAGTCTTCTTAGAATTGGCGATGTCCTTATGGCTTTGCCGATGCTACAAGGACTACGTCGGGCTCATCCAGGGGCTGAAATTCATTTGTTAGTAAATACTGCGGCTTCATCTTTAGAACCTCTGGTTGATTTTGTTCGTTGGCACTATTTTGACCGTTCCAATCTTCAATTGGGACTTGGTGACTATGATCATTCAATCTTTGATTCATTTCATAAACTCAGCTCTACGGTGGATAGTCTCAATCAACAATCCTTTGATCTCCTCATCAACGTGACACAAAATCGCTTGAGCGGATGGTTGTGCTCAGCCATTCATGCCCGAGATAAGATTGGTCTAACTATTGATCGAAATGGGATGGGCCGCTATGGGTCCTCCTGGTTTAACCATCTCAATGATTGTGCTGGAGAAGAAAACTTGGAACCCTTTCATTACAGTGACATGTTTTCCTACGGAGCTGGGGTGAGACCAATAAATGACTTAACTCTGCGTGAAACTGAGGAGGGCCTGCGAGAAGCCGAAAATTTGATGCCCAAGGGTGATGGGCCTCTCGTCCTTGTTCAAACTCTGACAAGTGACCCGAAGAAAAATTGGAGCGAGAGTCTCTGGATACAGACATTGTGTTCTCTCAAATTATTACGGCCCCAGGCACGCTTTTTAATATTGGGGGCGCCTTTTGAGCGCGATGCACTTCTGCAATTAACCGCAGAATGTGAAAAGAGGAAACTAAATTGTGACCTCGCCCTGTGTTCTATTTCTGGAGCATTTAGTCTTCTCAAGAGGGCAAGTTTGCTTGTTACTGGAGACACGAGCATAAAGCATTTGGCTGGATTAGCGAATTGTCCAACTCTGGAATTGAGCGTCGGCAGCAGTGATTTCAGAAAGACGGGAGTGTACCGAGCTGGAAATGTGATTATCCAATCCCTTGAACCTTGTGCTCCCTGCCCACAAAAAGGTCTCTGCATTCACTCTGATCATCGCTGTGGGGACAGGCTGACCCCGGAACTAGTTGCTTCAGTGGCTAACCAAATCATAGAGGGGTTCGATGGCTCACTTCGTCTGCTCGCACACGAATATCGAGAGGATGTTCGGATTTATAAGACAGGATTTATTGAGACGGGCTATTGGGTTGCTACTCCTCAGTGTTCACACGCACAAGAGTTGATGGTGCGAAAATGTCTGGAGAAATCGACCTGGAAGCTAATGCTCGAGAGAGAGCATCAGAAAAAGATCGGAGAGTTTGGCAGCGAAGGACGAGGACTCTTACTTTCGATGGCTGAAGATCCCTCGTCTTTTGATAGAGAACAGCTGAACCTCAGTCTTCATAAGATTGAAAAAGACGCACTTGTCTTCGAAAAATGGAGTCGGTGCATTTTTGAAAAGGCTCAAATACTCAGCAGGTGTGGCGACAAGAGGAATGCATTGACTGACTTAATAGAGGTGTTAGCAAAACAAGCCGCGGGAGGGGATGGGGGCGCGGGTCTGCTGCTGTCTTATCTTCGATCGATAGATGGGTTTCAGGAGGAGGGATTGGTGAATCTGAGCGTTTTACGCCGTATTTGTAGCTTAGTTGAGGATCTAAAGGTGAGGTCAGATATTCGTTTAAGAATAGTTCGCAGCATGCAAACTGAACAAGGAGCCATGATATGA
- a CDS encoding glycosyltransferase family 9 protein, producing the protein MKILVVQLARLGDIYQCWPIVRAIRRQIPGAEIHLLVRKRFASALDGIGVDCRIHQMNSAEILEPIFGLNNDHQQALDRISLWTDSLRDFHFDRIINLSFSPFASYLVSAISQTNTEVRGYTRTADGYLAIPDDPSAYFYAQVGVGKSNRAHLCEIFASVAEVELIEQDWSLRVDQQSLAEKNRVFNCYGIPTEVDYVVLHISASDPRKTLSWSQWAKVASGLLDNWFGHLILVGGAEDYLVSNRVIDKCGSSRIHSLVGRASLIELFPCLHYSSLVMGGDSVVIQMSALADVACFSLSFPIVNFWETGPLKPGSRVMIVNRPQVDDVGIVVEEVLRHLRGHDTKSEMATATEESPVHYRTENYVPSNEFEWEFIRALYMKENFPPVPNELVLHGLYRLSELADLAISQTLTLSKEGVRVAAAEILNQTDILIASIRRMVPELDPLISWFETEKLRIGPGNIEFLALRTRQVFESLKLVASLYTAGEGTTYHGREGAHAEDNLDS; encoded by the coding sequence ATGAAAATACTCGTCGTTCAACTAGCACGGCTCGGTGACATTTATCAGTGTTGGCCTATCGTAAGAGCCATACGGCGGCAAATTCCCGGAGCGGAGATTCATTTACTGGTTCGTAAGCGATTTGCATCAGCCCTCGATGGGATCGGAGTTGATTGCAGAATCCATCAGATGAATTCTGCAGAGATTCTTGAACCAATATTTGGTTTGAATAATGATCACCAGCAGGCTCTTGACCGCATCTCGCTATGGACAGACTCCCTCAGAGATTTTCATTTTGATCGAATCATCAATTTGAGCTTTTCTCCCTTTGCAAGCTACCTTGTGAGCGCAATCTCCCAGACCAATACTGAGGTGAGAGGGTACACGCGAACTGCGGACGGATACTTGGCTATACCTGATGATCCCAGCGCCTATTTTTACGCTCAAGTAGGTGTTGGCAAGAGTAACCGTGCCCACCTCTGCGAGATATTTGCGTCTGTTGCTGAAGTTGAGTTGATTGAGCAAGACTGGAGTCTCAGAGTCGATCAGCAAAGCTTGGCAGAAAAGAATCGAGTTTTTAACTGCTATGGAATCCCTACTGAAGTTGATTATGTCGTTCTTCACATTTCAGCCAGTGATCCGAGAAAGACCCTCAGTTGGTCCCAGTGGGCGAAAGTCGCAAGTGGTTTGCTGGACAATTGGTTCGGCCATTTGATTCTCGTTGGGGGTGCAGAAGATTATTTGGTTTCGAATCGTGTGATAGATAAATGTGGCTCTTCTCGCATTCACAGCCTAGTCGGAAGAGCGAGTTTGATTGAATTATTCCCTTGTCTTCACTATTCCAGTCTTGTGATGGGGGGCGATAGTGTTGTCATTCAGATGTCAGCGCTTGCTGATGTGGCATGCTTCAGCCTTAGCTTTCCTATCGTAAATTTTTGGGAAACGGGTCCTCTGAAGCCCGGTTCGAGAGTAATGATTGTCAATCGCCCTCAAGTGGACGATGTGGGGATTGTCGTTGAGGAAGTATTGCGCCATCTCAGAGGGCACGATACAAAAAGTGAAATGGCGACAGCCACTGAGGAGAGTCCTGTTCACTACAGAACAGAGAATTATGTCCCTTCTAATGAATTTGAGTGGGAATTCATTCGCGCCCTATATATGAAGGAAAACTTTCCTCCAGTGCCAAATGAATTGGTTCTTCACGGCCTATACCGCCTTTCTGAATTGGCAGATCTTGCTATTTCCCAGACTCTCACTCTCAGTAAAGAGGGAGTGCGTGTGGCCGCTGCTGAGATATTAAATCAGACGGATATTTTGATAGCGAGCATCAGGAGAATGGTTCCCGAGCTAGACCCACTTATTTCTTGGTTTGAAACCGAAAAGCTTCGGATTGGGCCCGGAAATATAGAGTTCCTCGCTTTGCGGACGCGTCAGGTCTTTGAATCCTTAAAATTAGTGGCAAGCTTATATACGGCTGGAGAAGGAACTACATATCACGGTCGGGAGGGGGCTCATGCAGAAGACAACTTGGACAGCTGA
- a CDS encoding response regulator: MRILVIDDEPLLRRALGRVGQMRGHTVFETSNGAEGRKVWQFERPELVFVDVLMPGISGPQLLKEMGTGHGAKVVLISAYSGDYNLETAKFLGADMFVAKPFEDIFAIFSAAEALCR, encoded by the coding sequence ATGAGAATCCTTGTCATTGATGATGAGCCTTTGTTGCGCAGGGCACTCGGGAGAGTGGGGCAAATGAGAGGGCATACTGTTTTTGAGACCTCCAATGGGGCCGAGGGGCGCAAAGTATGGCAGTTCGAGCGCCCAGAATTGGTGTTCGTGGATGTGTTGATGCCGGGAATAAGTGGTCCTCAGCTCCTCAAGGAAATGGGAACAGGCCATGGAGCCAAGGTTGTCTTGATTTCTGCCTATTCTGGGGATTATAACCTGGAAACGGCCAAATTCCTCGGTGCGGACATGTTTGTAGCCAAGCCATTTGAAGATATTTTTGCGATATTTTCTGCCGCCGAGGCTTTGTGTCGATGA
- the rsmD gene encoding 16S rRNA (guanine(966)-N(2))-methyltransferase RsmD has product MRVISGKFKGRNLVSFQAPHIRPTTDRVKESLFNKLIHEVSEAQVLDLFAGTGNLGIEALSRGAAAVTFVELSAKSLSILKKNLHLLGLTGSVQVRLVKEDVLRFIKRWRGTPFDLILADPPFTEQIAHEVMQAISVSALLREGGIVVIESGQHEQIEDSYPPYILLDRRSFGDKLLSFFVLSESDSDGGRGDS; this is encoded by the coding sequence ATGAGAGTTATCTCTGGAAAATTTAAGGGAAGGAACTTAGTTTCTTTTCAGGCCCCTCATATTCGGCCGACGACAGACAGAGTCAAGGAGAGCTTATTTAATAAGCTGATTCATGAAGTTTCTGAAGCTCAGGTGCTAGATCTGTTTGCGGGTACTGGAAATTTGGGAATTGAGGCACTCTCTCGCGGTGCCGCCGCTGTGACTTTTGTGGAATTGAGTGCCAAGAGTCTGAGCATTTTGAAAAAAAATCTCCATCTTTTGGGACTCACTGGAAGTGTTCAAGTCCGGCTCGTCAAGGAGGATGTCCTTCGATTCATCAAGCGTTGGCGGGGCACTCCTTTTGATCTTATTCTTGCAGACCCACCGTTTACGGAGCAGATTGCCCATGAGGTGATGCAAGCTATCTCGGTATCTGCCCTGTTGAGGGAGGGTGGGATAGTGGTTATTGAATCTGGTCAGCATGAACAAATTGAAGATAGCTATCCCCCTTATATTCTCTTGGACAGGCGCAGTTTTGGTGATAAGTTGCTGTCGTTCTTTGTCCTGTCGGAGAGTGACTCTGATGGTGGGCGAGGTGATTCATGA
- the coaD gene encoding pantetheine-phosphate adenylyltransferase, whose translation MIRAVYPGSFDPITFGHLDIIQRILPLYDEVVVLVAQAEQKQYFFSGSQRVNMIAACLAPSPKLKIECYSGLTIDFVRQIGAQVIVRGLRAVSDYEYELAMANMNHKLAPEIETMIVFTRPEYNYVSSRMVKEVAINGGSLQDLVPEPVVEALRTCIRNK comes from the coding sequence ATGATTCGCGCCGTATATCCTGGAAGTTTCGATCCGATTACGTTTGGCCATTTGGACATTATTCAGCGAATATTGCCCCTTTATGATGAGGTCGTTGTTCTTGTTGCTCAGGCTGAGCAGAAACAGTATTTTTTCAGCGGATCCCAGCGGGTCAATATGATTGCGGCTTGTTTGGCACCTTCCCCGAAGTTAAAAATTGAGTGTTATTCGGGCCTGACAATTGACTTTGTTCGTCAGATTGGAGCTCAGGTTATTGTTCGTGGTCTCCGGGCGGTTTCTGATTATGAGTATGAATTGGCAATGGCAAATATGAATCATAAATTGGCCCCTGAAATTGAAACGATGATTGTGTTCACTCGCCCTGAATACAATTATGTGTCCTCACGCATGGTGAAAGAGGTTGCTATTAACGGAGGTTCTCTCCAGGATTTGGTGCCTGAGCCAGTTGTTGAGGCGCTAAGAACTTGCATTAGGAATAAATAA
- a CDS encoding pyridoxal phosphate-dependent aminotransferase: MLSKRVENLKSSPTLALAAKAKELKNQGLDVYSLTVGEPDWDTFDLIKKAGIEAIQAGQTKYSPAEGTPELRAAICQQTVLDLGVHYDPKQVTVTAGAKFVIYSALQCLINPGDEVVIPSPYWVSYPTMVELAGGVPVIAKCGTKEGFKLTPEILARSLSSRTKMLILNSPSNPTGVIYTRDELQAIAEVLREHREVVVLSDDIYNRLVFTGESVAPHLLHVAPDLADRTLVVNGVSKTYAMTGWRLGWALGPHEIVKAMTNLQSQSVSCASPFTQIAALEALRSGSESLKPFLKKLHARRDFVFERLSKMKDIVVEKPQGAFYIWPDFGKICGRGFKGKCLAGCSDIARVLLEEELVAVVPGVEFGAPGFLRLSFALNEDRLGKALMRIESFLDRLE, from the coding sequence ATGCTCTCAAAACGTGTTGAAAATCTAAAATCGTCACCCACACTCGCTCTCGCTGCCAAAGCGAAGGAGTTAAAAAATCAAGGTCTTGATGTTTATTCTCTCACAGTAGGAGAGCCAGACTGGGACACTTTTGATCTGATAAAAAAAGCAGGAATAGAGGCAATTCAAGCAGGTCAAACAAAGTACAGCCCTGCTGAAGGGACGCCGGAGTTACGTGCGGCTATTTGCCAGCAAACTGTCTTAGATTTAGGGGTTCACTATGACCCGAAGCAAGTGACTGTTACAGCCGGAGCGAAATTTGTAATTTACAGTGCGCTCCAGTGCCTGATTAACCCGGGTGATGAAGTTGTCATCCCTTCACCTTACTGGGTGAGTTATCCCACGATGGTAGAATTGGCCGGTGGTGTCCCGGTCATTGCCAAATGTGGAACCAAGGAAGGGTTTAAACTCACGCCAGAGATTTTGGCTCGAAGTTTGAGCTCTCGAACAAAAATGCTGATTCTGAATTCTCCAAGCAACCCGACGGGTGTGATTTACACTCGCGATGAGTTGCAGGCCATTGCGGAGGTACTGAGGGAGCACAGAGAGGTCGTCGTTCTAAGCGATGATATTTACAATCGACTTGTTTTTACAGGAGAATCAGTGGCTCCTCATCTGTTGCATGTGGCCCCAGACCTTGCGGATAGGACTCTCGTGGTCAATGGAGTTTCAAAAACCTATGCTATGACGGGGTGGCGATTGGGCTGGGCCTTGGGTCCGCACGAGATTGTAAAGGCGATGACAAATCTTCAGAGTCAATCGGTCAGTTGCGCAAGCCCTTTTACCCAGATTGCTGCCCTTGAGGCTTTGCGCTCCGGAAGCGAAAGTTTAAAGCCGTTTCTCAAAAAGCTTCATGCTCGGCGAGATTTTGTTTTCGAGAGATTGTCAAAAATGAAGGACATCGTGGTTGAAAAGCCCCAAGGGGCCTTTTATATCTGGCCCGATTTTGGTAAGATCTGCGGCAGGGGATTTAAAGGCAAATGCCTTGCAGGCTGTTCAGACATTGCAAGAGTCCTTTTGGAGGAAGAGTTGGTTGCGGTTGTGCCTGGTGTTGAATTTGGGGCCCCCGGATTCTTGAGGTTGAGTTTTGCGCTCAATGAGGACAGACTGGGCAAGGCGCTCATGAGAATAGAGTCCTTTCTAGATAGACTTGAATGA
- a CDS encoding DUF2802 domain-containing protein, which produces MGGMDWLQGFVDLVLAVGVYVLWVKLKQPPQDDPRLSRGLQLLQSKIAVLEDLSDRTEVQVGQLTALLEQKVRKVQAKIEESQKQLQMIDQSMQRSREVAEIFQDKIPHEEIIERQNTIKYIKAAQLAHEGKTVAEISQVVDLPTGEIEFIAKVNRDTLMFDSSALPEWARQPSATDDSVGGQFAAADSRDAFVFKESAEDFEFREKDLARAFDIPEGDYSSLKKLGDDFRQACRDYEEQQVAQSRAEPHRVVESARSLTEKIIGKATEMLHDRGIAFKESAIDQEQKLDAVFLPVADDFQDTKKSGAVDSPAIASELEIIMPESAQESPAGKKAIPFVLKKEEKLIRRVEFPRIDSNDPSR; this is translated from the coding sequence ATGGGTGGGATGGACTGGCTTCAAGGTTTCGTCGATCTGGTTTTGGCCGTGGGAGTTTATGTTCTTTGGGTAAAACTTAAACAGCCACCGCAGGACGACCCTCGACTCAGTCGCGGGCTCCAATTGCTGCAGAGCAAAATAGCGGTCCTTGAAGATCTTTCGGATCGCACAGAGGTGCAGGTCGGGCAATTGACTGCTCTTTTGGAACAGAAGGTTCGAAAAGTTCAGGCGAAAATTGAAGAATCTCAAAAGCAGCTTCAGATGATAGACCAATCAATGCAGAGAAGTCGCGAAGTAGCGGAGATATTCCAGGACAAGATCCCTCATGAGGAAATTATTGAAAGGCAAAATACGATTAAGTATATCAAGGCCGCTCAGCTTGCTCACGAAGGAAAGACAGTTGCTGAGATTTCTCAGGTTGTGGATTTACCTACCGGTGAGATAGAATTTATTGCGAAGGTCAATAGAGACACTTTAATGTTTGATTCTAGCGCTCTACCGGAGTGGGCCAGACAGCCTAGCGCCACTGATGATTCTGTGGGCGGCCAATTCGCAGCCGCCGATAGCCGTGACGCCTTTGTATTCAAGGAGTCAGCTGAGGATTTTGAATTTCGAGAGAAGGATCTGGCGCGCGCTTTCGATATTCCTGAGGGGGACTATTCGTCTTTAAAGAAGTTGGGAGATGATTTTCGGCAAGCTTGTCGAGACTATGAGGAGCAACAGGTGGCGCAGTCTCGAGCTGAGCCTCATCGGGTGGTAGAGTCTGCTCGAAGTTTGACTGAAAAAATCATTGGCAAGGCCACTGAAATGCTTCACGACCGTGGAATTGCGTTTAAAGAGAGCGCTATTGACCAGGAGCAGAAGCTGGATGCGGTCTTCCTTCCTGTCGCAGATGATTTTCAAGACACAAAGAAATCTGGAGCGGTTGATTCTCCGGCGATTGCTTCCGAATTGGAAATCATAATGCCCGAATCAGCACAAGAGTCGCCTGCAGGAAAAAAGGCAATCCCCTTTGTGTTAAAAAAGGAGGAAAAGCTGATCAGAAGAGTGGAATTTCCGCGCATAGATTCGAACGATCCGTCGAGATAG
- a CDS encoding single-stranded DNA-binding protein — protein sequence MNSINSVILTGYLGTDPEVKESQSGYSYIHLNLATHQSRRKGADKEWETQTHWHRVLVFGNLADRCRLQLRRGSPVAIEGSLSSMEMKNSTGQSYRQVTILANKLSFMFSKQNQDNNCTEGDQEFSASPPDLAGDPTPLS from the coding sequence ATGAACAGTATCAATAGCGTCATATTGACCGGCTACCTTGGCACCGACCCAGAAGTCAAAGAAAGCCAAAGCGGCTACTCTTACATTCACCTCAATCTAGCAACTCATCAGTCACGTCGCAAAGGGGCTGACAAGGAATGGGAAACACAAACTCATTGGCACCGAGTTCTCGTCTTCGGAAATCTGGCAGATCGCTGTCGACTCCAACTTCGGCGTGGCTCCCCCGTTGCTATCGAGGGAAGCCTGAGTTCGATGGAAATGAAAAACTCAACAGGTCAAAGTTACCGGCAGGTCACAATTCTCGCTAATAAACTGAGTTTTATGTTTTCAAAGCAAAATCAAGATAATAATTGCACTGAGGGAGACCAAGAGTTCAGCGCAAGTCCACCTGATTTGGCAGGAGATCCAACACCTCTTTCTTGA
- a CDS encoding OmpA family protein codes for MSRFLALLFVSTAMIFTMSCGSSKKKEDTSQVGDVAADPNVSSEGMSFDPTGSDSGKISGLNSVNFDYDQATLTTVARKSLSANAQWIKNSSKVSVQIEGHCDSRGSIEYNLSLGERRAKAVKNYLVSLGIDAKRMTIISYGKEKLLAMGDTEEDHAKNRRANFVPLPE; via the coding sequence ATGTCTAGGTTTCTCGCGCTTTTATTCGTTTCCACAGCCATGATTTTCACGATGTCATGTGGAAGCTCTAAGAAAAAAGAAGATACATCTCAAGTAGGTGATGTGGCTGCTGATCCAAATGTTTCTTCAGAAGGGATGTCCTTTGACCCTACGGGGAGTGACAGTGGTAAAATTTCAGGTCTTAACAGCGTTAATTTTGATTACGACCAAGCTACCTTGACTACTGTGGCGCGTAAGTCTCTTTCTGCTAACGCTCAGTGGATTAAGAATAGTTCGAAAGTATCCGTTCAGATTGAGGGTCATTGTGACTCAAGGGGCTCTATCGAGTACAACTTGTCTTTGGGTGAAAGAAGAGCCAAAGCAGTTAAGAATTATTTGGTCAGCCTGGGGATTGATGCCAAGCGGATGACAATCATTAGTTATGGTAAGGAAAAATTATTGGCTATGGGAGATACTGAAGAGGATCATGCCAAGAATCGCCGGGCCAACTTTGTTCCTCTCCCAGAATAA
- a CDS encoding DUF4398 domain-containing protein codes for MKLLKFIIFSPLLFCGWSCASRPPISEYTIARAAMEAARDKEAARYASGLWHKAEEFYRKGEKSFQESDFVDAKENFERARIFAEKAENATRLRLFQSGDGVP; via the coding sequence ATGAAGCTACTTAAGTTTATTATATTTTCTCCGCTCCTTTTTTGTGGTTGGAGTTGTGCCTCTCGGCCACCGATTTCTGAATACACGATCGCGAGGGCGGCTATGGAAGCCGCTCGTGACAAAGAAGCGGCTCGCTATGCTTCGGGACTTTGGCACAAGGCTGAAGAGTTCTACCGCAAGGGAGAAAAATCCTTCCAAGAGTCTGATTTTGTTGATGCCAAGGAGAATTTTGAAAGAGCTAGAATCTTTGCTGAAAAGGCTGAAAACGCGACTCGGTTAAGATTGTTTCAATCAGGAGATGGAGTTCCATGA